In Leptospira montravelensis, the genomic window CGGCCGGTGAGTTTAGCGGTGGTTTGGTGCACGAAAGAGTCAAACTTTCAGGAAAACCAATTAAACTAAAAAATCCACTCTATCATTATTCCTATAAAAACATATCCGATCATTTACAATTCATTGATCGTTATTCTAGTCTGTTTGCTGAGGAAGAATTCCGAAAAGGAAAATCGAGTTCAGTACTTTGGGCTTTTTTGAAAGGTTGTTTTAAAGGATTTTATATGTATTGGATTCGGCTGGGAATCCTAGATGGCAAACAAGGATTTGTTCTCGCCCTTCTAGGATTTTATTATAACTTTCTCAAGTATTTAAAGTTATATGAAAAGTCGAATTCAATCTCTTCTTTCTTTGTTATGGTTGATTCGGTTCATGATGTAAAGAGCCGTAAATCCTCCAAGAAAGATAGCAACCAAGTTCACGTTGGATAATTGAGTGGATCCGATTTTTGGTGACATGAGCCACATGATGATATCTCGGATGTAAGTTTGGAAAGTTGCAAAAACGATTAAGGCGCCAATTCCTGCAACGAATGTAGATCCCCAAAATTTTCCGAGTAAGTCTTTACGTTTATAATAATAAAAATAATAGGCACAGGCTGCTGATGCGAGAAAAAAGAATAAAATATCTACGAGAATGGTCCACGGTTCTGATGGTGCGGCAAGCGGTAATGAAATCATTGTTCTTGTACCTGTCTATTACCTATTTTCGGTAAGCCATAGTTTAGTCCATAAGATAAAAAAAGAGGTTTTCCTTGTATTCAAAACACACTGAGATATTTGGCATCTTGGGATATCCCTTGGGCCACACCCTTTCCCCTTGGATTCATAATACCCTTTTTCAACTCTCTGGATATGATGGAGTGTATTTGGTTTTTGAAAACAAACATTGGAACGAGATAGGTCTTCGTCCCTTAATTGACTTAGGCGTACGGGGAGTATCAGTGACCATACCTTTTAAGGAATGGGCGTATTCACAAGCGAACATTGTTTGTAAGGCTTCCCAAACGATGGGTTCATCCAATACATTACTTTTCCGGGAAGGGATTGAAGCTGTGAATACAGATGGAACGGGTGCCGTTACCTCTATTTTAAAATGCGATCCCAAACTTTTAGATCCGCATATAGAAAAACAAATTTTGGTCCTAGGTAGTGGGGGTAGTGCCAAAGGAATCATATTTTCCATCGCAGAAACTCTCCATAAAAATGCGAAGAAAGGAAAAATCCAGAGAAAGGTTAAGATCCTTGCAAGAAATGAATCTGCAACCAAAGAGATTCTCAATTCTTTAGGAAATCCAGAATGGATTGGTGTTACGACCAAAGAAAACTCTATGGAAGAAGCAGAAAACTATGATCTTGTCATCCATACAACTCCCGTTGGTATGAAAGGATTTGAAGGGGAACCACTTCTAAACTCCGACTTTTTTACCAAAAAACATACGTTATTCGATATTGTTTATAATCCCTTAGAAACAGAATTAGTAAAACAAGCAAAGAAAAAAAAAGCTGAGATCATTCCTGGATACCACATGTTACTTTTCCAAGGGATTCGACAATTTGAACTATTTACAAATATTCAAACAAAACAGAAATGGATTAGGAAGGTAGAATCACTCCTTCTCAAACAATTAAAA contains:
- a CDS encoding glycosyltransferase family 2 protein, which gives rise to MPLPLSCAIITQNEEDNISRTLVALSFIEDIVVIDSGSTDKTVEIAKSLGARVFYRKFVNYADQKNYAIEQTKYDWVLAVDADEVVSNGLKVEITELFTKNKLQSVGYLIPRLTYYLGKWIRFSGYYPNYQIRLFKKTAGEFSGGLVHERVKLSGKPIKLKNPLYHYSYKNISDHLQFIDRYSSLFAEEEFRKGKSSSVLWAFLKGCFKGFYMYWIRLGILDGKQGFVLALLGFYYNFLKYLKLYEKSNSISSFFVMVDSVHDVKSRKSSKKDSNQVHVG
- a CDS encoding shikimate dehydrogenase family protein, which gives rise to MYSKHTEIFGILGYPLGHTLSPWIHNTLFQLSGYDGVYLVFENKHWNEIGLRPLIDLGVRGVSVTIPFKEWAYSQANIVCKASQTMGSSNTLLFREGIEAVNTDGTGAVTSILKCDPKLLDPHIEKQILVLGSGGSAKGIIFSIAETLHKNAKKGKIQRKVKILARNESATKEILNSLGNPEWIGVTTKENSMEEAENYDLVIHTTPVGMKGFEGEPLLNSDFFTKKHTLFDIVYNPLETELVKQAKKKKAEIIPGYHMLLFQGIRQFELFTNIQTKQKWIRKVESLLLKQLKNRN